The following coding sequences are from one Achromobacter sp. B7 window:
- a CDS encoding ligase-associated DNA damage response exonuclease, protein MQDVVQLRPEGLYCPAGRFYIDPWRPVDTAVLTHGHGDHARAGMGCYHTSAQGLPILQWRLGQQDYRVHEYGETFTLGNARVSLHSAGHVLGSAQVRIEVDGQVWVVSGDYKRQPDPTCAPFEVVPCDTFITEATFGLPIYRWPDTSDVARDIVQWRDHCAARGEAAILYCYALGKAQRVLAELAPWIDRPVYLHGAIAAGVDVYRQAGIAMADTRLVIDSAITDAADVARSGFAGELILAPPSAAGSSWLRRFRKAQHGFASGWMRLRGNRRRRNMDRGFVVSDHADWPALLRTIRETGARRVIATHGDTDALVRILNETGTAAETLATQYGEDD, encoded by the coding sequence ATGCAAGACGTCGTGCAACTACGGCCTGAAGGCCTGTACTGTCCGGCTGGCCGGTTTTATATCGACCCCTGGCGGCCGGTGGACACCGCCGTGTTGACGCACGGCCACGGCGACCACGCCCGCGCGGGCATGGGCTGCTATCACACCAGCGCGCAGGGTTTGCCGATTCTGCAATGGCGGCTGGGGCAGCAGGATTACCGCGTGCATGAATACGGCGAAACCTTCACGCTGGGCAACGCCCGCGTGTCCTTGCATTCGGCGGGGCACGTGCTGGGCTCGGCCCAGGTGCGCATCGAAGTCGACGGCCAGGTATGGGTGGTGTCGGGCGACTACAAGCGCCAGCCCGACCCCACGTGCGCGCCATTCGAAGTCGTGCCCTGCGACACGTTCATCACCGAAGCCACCTTCGGCCTGCCGATCTACCGGTGGCCCGATACGTCCGACGTGGCGCGCGACATCGTTCAATGGCGCGACCATTGCGCGGCCCGTGGCGAGGCCGCCATCCTGTATTGCTACGCGCTGGGCAAGGCGCAGCGCGTGTTGGCGGAGCTGGCCCCATGGATCGACCGGCCCGTCTACCTGCACGGCGCCATCGCGGCCGGGGTCGACGTGTACCGCCAAGCCGGCATCGCCATGGCAGACACGCGCCTGGTGATTGACTCGGCAATCACCGACGCGGCCGACGTCGCCAGATCCGGCTTTGCCGGTGAACTGATCCTGGCGCCGCCGTCCGCCGCTGGCAGCAGCTGGCTGCGGCGCTTTCGCAAGGCGCAGCATGGGTTTGCGTCCGGCTGGATGCGGCTGCGTGGCAACCGTCGGCGGCGCAACATGGACCGGGGCTTTGTCGTGTCGGACCACGCCGACTGGCCGGCCTTGCTGCGTACCATCCGCGAGACCGGCGCGCGCCGCGTCATTGCCACCCATGGCGACACGGACGCACTGGTCCGCATCCTGAACGAAACCGGTACGGCGGCCGAAACCCTGGCCACCCAGTACGGCGAAGATGACTAA
- a CDS encoding ATP-dependent DNA ligase translates to MKRFAALYQELDRSTATLDKRAALVTYFRDAPPRDAVWALYLLAGGKITSARRKIAGSAELRAWISAASDTPAWLVDASYDQVGDLAETLALLMPDPDPAHADPERGLADWIEEVLLPIANRDESERRDIIVAAWRGMGLSERLVFNKMLTGALRVGVSQRMVQQALAEMSGVPIARIAQRMLGTWTPSPAFLRDLLSAEALPGDRQQPYPFFLASPLEADPATLGPIDDWLIEWKWDGIRAQLIRRHGEVALWSRGEERLDGRFPEVEAAAHALRVDCVLDGELLAWQEDAAGPMPFSALQTRIQRLKPGPKWLAEAPVRMLAYDLLELDGADLRDRPQSERRAMLETLLRLHPDPRLSLSPAVSPASWEAAAALRMESRERDVEGFMLKRASAPYQSGRRRGDWWKWKIEPLTIDAVLLYAQSGHGRRSTLYTDYTFGLWQGDALVPIAKAYSGLDDKEILELDRWLRAHTRERFGPVRSVDPVQVFELGFEGVNLSKRHKSGVAVRFPRILRWRRDKPADQADQLDTLKALAR, encoded by the coding sequence ATGAAGCGATTTGCAGCGCTGTATCAGGAACTGGACCGTAGTACCGCCACCTTGGACAAGCGGGCGGCGCTGGTCACGTATTTTCGCGACGCACCGCCGCGCGACGCCGTATGGGCGCTGTACCTGCTGGCGGGCGGCAAGATCACCAGCGCGCGACGCAAGATCGCGGGGTCGGCCGAATTGCGCGCGTGGATCTCTGCCGCCTCGGATACCCCGGCGTGGCTGGTGGACGCCAGCTACGACCAGGTCGGTGACCTGGCGGAAACGCTGGCCTTGTTGATGCCCGACCCGGACCCCGCCCATGCCGACCCCGAGCGCGGCCTGGCCGACTGGATCGAAGAAGTGCTGCTGCCCATCGCCAACCGCGACGAGTCCGAACGCCGCGACATCATCGTGGCCGCCTGGCGCGGCATGGGGTTGTCGGAAAGGCTGGTGTTCAACAAGATGCTGACCGGCGCGCTACGGGTCGGCGTGTCGCAACGCATGGTGCAGCAGGCGCTGGCCGAAATGTCGGGGGTGCCCATCGCCCGGATCGCGCAGCGCATGCTGGGCACATGGACGCCCAGCCCGGCGTTCCTGCGCGATCTGCTCAGCGCCGAGGCGCTGCCCGGCGACCGCCAGCAGCCGTACCCGTTCTTCCTGGCCTCGCCCCTGGAAGCGGACCCGGCCACGCTCGGCCCCATCGACGACTGGTTGATCGAATGGAAGTGGGACGGCATCCGCGCCCAGCTCATTCGCCGCCATGGCGAAGTGGCGCTGTGGTCGCGCGGGGAAGAGCGGCTGGACGGAAGGTTCCCCGAAGTGGAGGCCGCCGCGCACGCCTTGCGGGTGGACTGCGTGCTGGACGGCGAACTGCTGGCCTGGCAGGAGGACGCCGCCGGCCCGATGCCGTTTTCCGCGTTGCAAACCCGCATCCAGCGGCTTAAGCCCGGCCCCAAGTGGCTGGCGGAAGCGCCCGTGCGCATGCTGGCTTATGACCTGCTGGAGCTGGACGGCGCCGACCTGCGCGACCGGCCCCAGTCGGAACGCCGCGCCATGCTGGAAACGCTGCTGCGGCTACACCCCGACCCGCGCCTGTCCTTATCCCCGGCGGTGTCGCCCGCCAGTTGGGAGGCGGCCGCCGCCTTGCGCATGGAATCGCGCGAACGCGATGTGGAAGGCTTCATGCTGAAGCGGGCGTCGGCCCCGTACCAAAGCGGGCGCCGGCGCGGCGACTGGTGGAAGTGGAAGATTGAACCGCTGACCATCGACGCCGTCTTGCTGTACGCCCAATCGGGCCATGGCCGCCGCAGCACGCTGTACACCGACTACACCTTCGGCCTGTGGCAGGGCGATGCGCTGGTGCCCATCGCCAAGGCCTACTCGGGCCTGGACGACAAGGAAATCCTGGAGCTGGACCGCTGGCTGCGCGCGCACACGCGCGAACGCTTTGGCCCCGTGCGCTCGGTGGACCCGGTGCAGGTATTTGAACTGGGGTTTGAAGGCGTCAACTTGTCCAAGCGCCATAAATCGGGCGTGGCGGTGCGCTTTCCGCGCATCCTTCGATGGCGGCGCGATAAGCCCGCGGATCAGGCCGACCAGCTGGACACGCTGAAGGCGCTGGCGCGATGA